Genomic segment of Lemur catta isolate mLemCat1 chromosome 2, mLemCat1.pri, whole genome shotgun sequence:
GGTGCTGGCCTCCGGAATCTAGATGGCTATGTctgcaggctggggctgggccagcccCTCACTCAGACCCCGATTCTCCCGCAGTGAAACCCAGGGCCCCAGGAAACCTCACGGTTCATACCAACATCTCCGACACCTTGGTGCTGACGTGGAACAACCCGTACCCTCCTAACTCTTTCCTGAATGACGATCTCATCTACCTGGTCAACATTTCAAGTGAAAACAACCCAGCGGATGTGAGTGTGCACCATTCGGGGTTTCTCCATGATCTCTCGGAAGCGGGTGGGGAGGCGGAGACTCGGGCCCTGGAGCCGGAGCCGGGGAGGCTGCACAGCAAACCTCAGTAGCGAGAGACCCGCTTCTCCCCGGGCCCTATCCCACTCCCAGTGTGCAGAGAAGGGGACTGACTTCTGCATACTGCTTCTCCTGCGTAAAGGAAGGGCTTTGGGCCACATCTGTGTTTCCCAGAGCAGGGGACACACGCGATTGTAGGTGGCACCTTCATAGCACACTTGAATAACCCAGGTCCCAGAGCAAGCCAGTAACGCTTGTCAGTTTCCCCTCCACACCCGCTGGTCAGGAGGAAGTCTCGGGGGAGCTGACTCGGTTACTAATTCCTCTGCTGCTGAAGAGAGAGGAGGCTGCGGGCCTAGAACCTTCCCTGGCAAAACCAGATCAGCCACAGTTTAGTGCCATTGCTGTGTGGTCCTTGTGGCAGGTGATCCTTGTTTTGCTCTCACAGCAGTGGTGGTGGGTGCTTTGTTAAATATGGGTGCTAATGGCTTTTAAAAAGGGAGGGTTGATTTACAAGAATCTGCCAAGTAACGGTACTGTTTAGCTGCAGGTTGTGGGGAGCATCTCCTGCCACACATGTTACCCCCCCAAATCCACCTTCCCCACATGCCCATCGCAGGGACAACCTTTGGACACCGTGGGCCCCCACGTCCCACAGAGCTGGGTTCCAGTacctgctctgccacttgccagccgTGTGATCTTGGGCATGTCATGTaaactctttgtgcctcagtttctccatctgtaacatGGGGGTGACAAGAGCAGCCACACACAGGGCTATGAGAGCACAAAGTGTGTGACACAAATGAGCTCCCCTGTTGGGCACACGTGTGTCCCAAACGTCATCGTCATCATGTTTTCCTCCTGAGTAGTACCCAGGCCTTGGAGACCACCGTCTGCCTTGCTGTCCCCTGCCTGGTCTATAACCCGTTCCTTCAGGTCTGTGagggcctgctctgtgcccttCCTTGTGTCCCGGGGCCCAGGCTGGCTCTGACGCTGCTTCCTGTCCTCCTGGCAAAGCCAGGGAGGGGGTTCAGTGTTGACTCACATCTCAGGGCTTGGTTTCCCCCTCGGCACTGGGCCTGGTTGCGGGGAAGGCGCCTGGTTGGGGCAGCTGGACTCCCAAAGCAGGGGCTCAGAGAGCAGTGGTGCTGGTGGTGACGGGGTGTGCACAGATGCTACAGAATGAGCAGGTCTGGTTCTATCCGGAAATCTCCTGCCCATGTCCTGGGCCTGTGCAAGCCCTGTGGAGAGTCCTGGGAAtgggctggagggagagaagggtaCTGCCTATAGAGTCcaaagaaatgttactgatttgctTAGTTCTAGAGCTaccttcaggcatggctggatctaGGTTCCAGGAATCTGTCCCGCTCTTGGCCCTGCATTATTCGGTGTTGGCTTCATTTTTAGGCAGGTTCTTCCCTCAGATATGCCCACTAGTAGCTCCATGCCTACCTCCCAAAGCCATAATGGGAAGAgggtttttttcctaagagtttcAATAAAAgtcctggggctgatgctcaGTTAGCCTGGCTTGAATCATGTGCCAGTGTTTGAGTCAATCACTggctgtgggaggtgggagggtgcCAGAGGAATGCTCTGATTGGCCCGGGGTGAGTCACATGCCCACCCCTGGAGCTATAGGTGCGGTGAGCACCACCCAAACCAGATGGACTGAAAATAAGGTAGGAGTGGCTCCCCAAGGGAGACTCTGGGGAAGGGGTAACAGGGACTGGGCCGGTTTAAATGCCCGCTGGGTTTAGGCCTTGGTCCCAGATGCCAGCCATGGGATTCAATTGGTCAGTGTGCCTGGGCCATGGCTTAGTGGGCGTTTAGTGCTCACGGCCACCCCAGGCCTCGGGATACCaggtctgaggcagaaggacgaAGTCCAGCTTCTCTTGGTGGTGGGGCAGGAGCTACTGAGACaccccaccctctctctcccttcccaagGATGGAGCTGAGTCTAAAGAATTTATTCATGGCCCAGAGCTGGTCACATGCTCCCTCTAACCAATCACAGGCCAGGGTGTGGGATTGCCGTGATCTGCTTAGAGCCCTGAGGATTAACCCTGGAGCTGTGGGTAGTTTTACCCGTCCTGGGCAGGGGTACCTAAACCCAGTGGCATAGATGCTGGGTGGGTGCCCAGCCGTGTCTGCAACCATACTCAGACCCCAGCTGTGACTCACACAAAGTAGGATAAATTCTAAGAGAGATTGGGAACTTGCTGTCGAATTTTGATGATGGAGCTACTCATTCTACTGGATGATTTCTAGGCAAGGCTCCATAATGGATGGGGAGTTTTGGCCTGGGCACTGAAGGCTCCATAGGAGTTTTCTAGATAGGGAGGGAAGGTGAAAGTAGGCTGGATGGAGGGGACTGCATGAGAAAAGGTTTGGCGGTTGAAAATTCATGGCTTATTTGAGAGTTATGGGGATGGGGCAAAGTGTTCtatgaaaaagcagaaaatgaggCCACAAGTCTGTCTAGAGCCATGAATGCCATGCTCACGATAATAATGGCTGCTTTTTCTCgtatgcctactatgtgctaggcacaaCCCGTATTGTCACCAGGTGTGAAAGCCCTGCAGGTGGGAAGGAGCATTTGGTCtctccatttcagagatgaggagactgaggcttgaagagtgaagtgacttgcccagggtcacacagtgggAAGTCACGGAGCCGGGATTCGAacccaggatttgaactcaagagCCCGTGCTGTTTTTCCTCCCAGCAATATTTCTATCAGAGACGGTGTCCCGACCATCTGACcttcttattaaaaaacaaatgaaccacAAGTATTTCCTTAGAAGctctgatttctcttttgtttcctagGAAAACATTTCCCAATCCCCAGCTTCTTTCCAGGGTGTAAGGTTCCTTCGGGAACATCCACGTAGCTGTTGCTTCTTGTTTACTGGTGTTGAGAAAGATGAAAGGGAGTGAGAGTGTTTTTGTCCCTTCCCCAGTCTGCCCCCAACTCACCCCCACCATCAGCTCCACTGCAGCGGGACAGCTCCCGGCTGCCCCAACCTCTCTACCACCTGTCGGGGTTTCACTCCTTTGTTGCGAAAAACCTCGCCTTGGCTCCCTTTGCACCAAACTATTTCCACAAACGCTCTCCCAACCCACAAGCAGAAATGGGGCTTCCAGGAGCTGGGGGGAAATTTCAGGGGcccggggaggaggagagggagccgCCAATAGGCTTCATCCCACAGGGAGAGGAGTTAGAGCTCATGCACTCACTTTCTGCCAGAATCTGTCATGCACACAGCTTtcgttttatttttcattctttaagctttttttttttttttggtgaaagtaatatttgtgtatgtgaagtaaaaattcaaatagaaCTATGTTGCTTTCCCAACCCCAACCGCTAATTCCTCTTCCCGGAGAGTGACCGCTGTTGCCTGTCTCTTgccaggaggggcaggacagcaaGGTTAGAGCAGGCAGAGGGTGGAGGCCTGTGTGTCCTTCCAGAGAGAGCTTATGTCTGTCCAagcaggcgtgtgtgtgtgtgtgtgtgcgtgtgtgtttgttcATCCCGGTCTTAGTTTTCTGTTGCCACGTAATAACATCACCACTAACTTCACGGCTTTCAACAACGCCCATTTGGTATCTTACAGTTTCTGCGGATCAGGCGTCCGGCACAGCGTAGCCGGGTCCTCTGATTCTGAGTCTCACAGACTATACCCGAGGTGTGGGCCGGGACTGGGGTTTCATCCGAGGCTCAAATGGAGAAGGATCACTTCCAAGCTCATAGATACTGGTGGCATTCAGCTCCTTGCGGGCTGCTGGATTGagagcctcagcttcttcctgCTGGTTTTAGGCCACGCTGGGCTTGACCATGGAGACGCTAGGGAGCCCATGAAGGTTAGACAGGGAGGCACTGACCGTACTGGTGCTTCAGAAAGATCACCCTatgcttcctgtgtgccaggcctctTCCAAGTGCTAACTGTActaacccatttaatcctcactgccACCCTGCCTGTAGGCACTTTTATCACCCCCAGTTTGCAGAAGAGAACATTGGGGTCCAGAGAGGTTACATCATTTActtaagatcacacagccagttggtgccgggtgtggtggcgtaaacctgtagtcccagctactcgggaggctgaggtgggaggatcgctggagcccaggaatttgaatccagcctgggcagcatagccagactctgtctctaacaaaaaacaagatcacacagctagggtCTCTtactcttattttatagatgaggaaactaaaattcAGGAAGgttacacatgtgcacagagggaagtaaaactcagtggaaatcaaggaggggtgaggggggaggagaggatggacaaaaacttacctaatgggtacagtgaacgctctctgggtgatgggcacacttacaaccctgactcaaACATAGAGAAagccatccatgtaaccaaaaacatttgtaccctcgtcatattttgaaatagtaatttttttaaaaagttaaaaaaaaaaaagaaaagttaatggaCTTGCCTGAGTAATGTAATACGGCTAATTAGCATAGGAGCCACCGCTCTGACCCGTCTCATGCCAGGGAACGTGCCATGTTCCCTGAGTGGGGGAACCACCGAGCATCCAGGCTGGTGGCTCTTAAACATTGCAGGGTCAGCTGAGGACAGCAGCCGGGGCCAGCCGCCCGCCAGCCGGGGCACTAACATCTCCCTTCTCTCTACCAGTTCAGAGTCTATGACGTGACCTACAGAGAACCCATCCTCCGCATCGCAGCCAGCGCCCTAAAATCCGGGGTGTCCTACAGGGCGCGGGTGAGGGCCTGGGCCCAGAGCTACAACAGCACGTGGAGCGAGTGGAGCCCCAGCGCCCTGTGGCTTAACTGTGAGTACTGGGCGTCCCGAATGGCCAGGGTCACTGCCTCCCGATTTACACCTCCCCTGACTGAGTCTCCGGGTTTTCGTATCATGCACAGTGTCTCTAACTGCAAACAGCAGGTACTAAGGACACGGTGTATCGGTCAGGGTGGGCAGGCTTAGCAGTAGTAACAGGTAGTTCCCCAATTTCCATGGCTTGACACTACGGGAATATATTTCTTGCCCGTGTAGTAGTCGGGCGTGAATGTTGCCGGTTTGTAGGTGGTTTTCTTCCCCGTGGAAATTGGGAGAGTGGAGCTCTGTCCGTCATAACATAAGATGCACAGGATTACAAAGGAAACTAATTATGTTGAAATGtaggtataaaaatatttcaggcaCCTTTTTTATCTAGGAATATGTGTGCTTTATTAACAAATAACAAGATCTAGTGGTAGTGCTTATCAATACTGTCATTTCGAAGTCAATGAGCATGAgcatgaataatattttgtgatactGCAACTGTCGCGTGGGATGAGAACAGCTGTGGTCTTTGTTGGGGACAGGATCACTTATGCTGCTCAAATCGCTGATGTGGTTTGCCCCCTCTGATCTCAGTGCAAGGAGGTGGTAGGTGTCAGAGGGGACAATAAGGATgtcatttcttttcccttccaagTTCCCAGACCCCTGAATTGTATCTGCAGCCATGTTGGAGGTCCGTGGACCCCAAGTTCAGAATCGGggctctggggccctggcagggtGTGCGTGCAGCTGGCAGGAGGGGTGTGGGAGCTCAGAGGCCACACCTGCTTCCTGACAGCGGGAAGCCCAGAAGTGACTCCCATCACTTCCTCTCAAATTCTGATGACAAAAAtgagctgcaagggaggctgggaaatgcacGTGACCTCTGTGCTCCCAGAAAGAGAGAGCGGCACATTCAAGATCTAGAGGTGGCACTGAGTTATGCAGGAGCAGGGGACAGTGAGGCGAGGGCTCGGTGTGCAGGAGGGAGCGTgggggaggtgaggcaggaggggtGGTCGCGGCCAGATCCTGAAGGTCTTGTCGTCGGGGAGGGGCCAGACCCCGGGTCTGCAGCTCTGGGAAGTGGCCCTGGCTCATGGCGTCCACTCACACTTCCAGCGTACGAGGAGCCCTTTGAGCAGCGCCTCTCGGTCGGTGTCATCATCTCCTGCATTTCGATCCTGATCATCTGCCTGTCCTGCTATTGCAGCATCAGCAAGTGAGTCCTGGGCTTTGAGGCCACTGAGCCGGCCCCTCTGGGGTGCGGCGTGGGAGGGAGCTCCCCTCTGATCCGTCCACCGGTGGGCCTTTCATTCAATAGCACATGTTTATTGAGTAGCTACTATGCGTCAAGCCTTGAGAGTAGAGCTGTGAATAAGATTGACAAGGACTCTGTGTTCCTAGAACTTGCATCCTCATGGGGAGACAGAAAATGACATGTCAACTAACAGATGGTTTTCCACAGTGACCCATGCTCCAAAGGACATAGACCAGGGCGAAGGGGAGGAGAGATGTTCCGGGAGACTCTTTGGAGGGAGGCCCGGGCAGGCCTCTCGGAGGGAGGAGAGTTTGAGCCGGGCCCTGGCTGGGGACAGTGAGCTGGCCGAGGGGGAAGGTGGGGGAAAGGCCCTCCTTTGGCCCAAGGGAGATGGAGTTGTCCCCTGTCCCCTTGTCACCCCGGGTGCCTGGGGTGTGGTTCAGGCACTTGGGGCCAGGGACAGGAGCCAGAGGAATTCAAGACAATCGCCCCGATGGAGTCaggaggcctgggtttgaatcctgccctTGGTGCTTGGTAGCTGGTGACTGACAAGTTGCTGAAACCCCTGAGCCTTGGACTCCTCCCTTGCTGGTTGACAGTGACCGTGAGAACATGCTTCATCAGCTGTAaaggcctggggggtgggggggtggctggGAGGTAGTAGAAGGAGGCCTTCCCTGGTCATGCTCCCTTCCCTCTCTACCCCTTCATCTTTATTCGTGGCACTTATTGCCATGTGGAGTGATGTCATGCAGTCATTTCTGTGTCTGTCATCTGTCTGCCCCCTCTCAAGGGTTGGCTCCACAAAGGCAGGGATCtttttgtcttgttcactgctgtggccccagggcctggcacagtgagtggaacatagtaggtgctcaataagtaggtgctcaataaattgacAAGAAAAGTGGGTGAAGGCTAAGCTGGCAGCTGTCTGGGACCTTCCCTCCCAGCGATGGTGCAGTGTGGCTCTGGTGGGCCCAGCAAGACAGGAGGAGTCAGTTTCTCTGCGGGTCCCCGTTTCTCAGGCCACCCTAGGCCTGTCCCTGGGAGTTTGTCCTCAGCTGCTGCAGAGAGGGAATTGTCGGGGAGAAAACCCAGAACTTTCTGCCTGCAATGTGAGTCTCTCTCATCCCCTGGAGCTTCCTTCCCACAGGGGACAGAGGTGGCCTCATCGGGAACTCCCTCTGGGTCGCAGAATGCTAGAGTGCGAACCTGGCTCTGCCGCCTGCCAGCTGTCACTTCACCTCTTTGGGCcttagtcttctcatctgtagaaCGGGGTTAGCAATGGAATCCATTGCACCAGGTTAGCATAAGGATTCAGGGGTTTGACAGCGAAAGCTCAGCATGGTCTCTGACGCCCAATCAATACTAACGACAATGACAGTTTTTATGGGAAAAGCATTAACCTGGCGATTCTTCGGAGACCAAcacctttgccttttttttcctcaggattAAGAAGGACTGGTGGGACCAGATTCCCAACCCAGCGCACAGCCCGCTCATGGCGATCATCATCCAAGATGCGCAGGTAGGAGGGTGTGTGGGCTGGGATGCTGTGCACTGCGCGTAGCAAGGAGTGTGGTTCAGAACATCTGGGATGGCGAGGGGATTCGTTGGCTTCCGGAACAGCAAATGGTCAGGCAGGAAGGTTCAGGGCAGGCCGAATCCGCAGCTTAGCGCAGTCGTTAGGAGCCCAGAAGCTTGCCCTCCCCCTCACTGGCTTCCACAGCTATTCTATCAGCCAGGGGTGGGGTCCTCTGGGGTTGGTTTCTGGGCTTTTTCCCTCCTCTCAGGGGAGATGACCCCTGGGGAGGAGCGTGTACCAGGGCAGGGGGccagaaggagagggagagggacaggctTTCTGTGTCTTCCTCTTAAGAGCAGGAAactagctcacacctgtaatcccaatactttaCGAAGCCGAGATGAGaagctcacttgaggccaggagttcaagatcagcctgggcaacatagcaagaccccatctctaaaaatagtgcaaaaattagccaagcatggtggtagcatgtgcctgtagtcccggctactggggaggctaaggcaggagggtcacttaaggccaggaattcgaggctgcagtgagctatgatggcatcactgcactccagcctgggtgacacagtgagaccttgtctctaaaaaaaaaaagagtaggaaaCTGCCCCTGAAGCAGCAGCAAATCCCTTCTCGTTGTCATTGGCCTGAATTGTATTCCAAGCTCTTCCCTAATCCAGAtaatgggtgggggtggggttagCTCCCCAAGGCTGTGGCCATGggggtgagtggtggggtttgcCTGAGCAGTATCGGGGTGCTCTAGGGAGGAGCAAGGGGGCTGCAGGCCCTGTCTGGAAGAGTCTTTGCTTCTCCAGGGACTTTCTAGTAGGCTCTGGAGTCCAAGGTGCTGGCTTTGAATCCCAGCTGACACTTAGCTGTATATGGACTTGAAccagttgcttaacttctctgagcctcagtttccttgtgtggGTTATAGCAGCGTTTACCCATTAGGGCTGATGTTGAATTCACTGGGACAATGCGTGTAAAGTGTGTGTGACAGAGTCCTGCACATACTAAGTGCCATTTATAGGTGTCGGATAGCGTTCACTACGTAACAAATCATCCCAAAGTGTAAAGGGTTAGCACAACGACCGTTCATTTAGCTGGTGCGTCTGCAGGTGGGCAGTTTGGGCAGGGCCCTGCAGCGGGGGTGGAGGGGGTTCTGGGCTGGGCGGGACAGATCCAGAATGAGATGGCCAGTCCCAGTGGCCTCCCTCAGGCCTGGCTGACTCCCCCCAGGCGCCTGTCACTCTCCGGCAGGCCGGCCCAGGCTTGTTCACAGGGTGCCCGATTCTCAAGGGTGGGAAGTCCCAAGGTCTCTTGAGGCCTCGGCCCAGAACTGTCGCCATGTCACTCCCACCACTTTCCATTGGTCAAACCAAGTCCCACGGCCAGGTTAGATCCAAGGGTGGGAGGAGCTGCAGAGGATGGTAGCCATTGTTGCCATCGACCACAGTGACCGTATCATTAATTCCCTGCAAACTGGGGCTCCGGGAGTGTAAGTGACCTATTTGGACCTCACACCTGTGTGGTGTTGACAAGACTTGTGCCCTGCCCATGGCAAACGCTCCCTGAGCAAGGCCACATGCCTGGTTGGGCTGGAGGGCTGCTCTGCTCGGTCTCACGGGCTGTCTCTTCATTCCAGGTGTCACCGTGGGAGAGGCGGTCCCGGGGCCAGGAGGCAGCCAAGTGCCCGTATGTATCTGAACTTAGGTCGCAGCCTGCGTGATAGAACTGGGGAGAtgccgcccccccgcccccggccacgtctgccttccttccctggcATTTGGCAGTTGCCCTGTGACATTAGGCTTCAAGGGGTGATGGAAGGGGATGACCTGGGAGGTGGGCTGCTGGCTAAGCCCCTGCCTTTCACTGGTGGGCTGGACACGTGCTGAACTCCCCTGGGCGTGCCcggcccagcctgagcaaggctGATACAGCTAACAACCAGGGCAGCTGTGCCAGCTGTTCAAATATTGACCTAATTATATGCTCATTGGCAAACAGCCACTATCCAGAACCCTCGAGTGTGCCAATACCACTCTGGCCTCCTTAACGCCTCCCATGGGGCCTCCTGGACCTACCCACAATCCGGTAACTAAAGGGTTTACACTTGGCACAGCAGAGGGCTCTGGGACCCTCCTTCAGCCCTAGGACCCCACATCCATTCTAACTGGTTGTAGCTTGTGGTATGGTGTTGCTTTTAAATATCATCGTCCCTGATAAGGATGCTTCCTTATTCAATACACTGAGTTTGAATTTGGTACCAGGCCATGCACTGGGCTTCAGAAATCCCAAAGTAAGGCACAaaccctgccctcaaggagttcccAGTCTAGCAATGAAGATAGACGGATAGATTATTGATTATAAAGTCAGAAGGCATGTCTGAAATAGATAGACATTGGCACAGGGTGATTGCaagctgggctttgaaggatgaataggagtttttCAAGTGTCCAAACTAAACCCTGACCAAATTTCTGTTTGCTTTGCAGACACTGGAAGACTTGCCTCACCAAGCTCCTGCCCTGTTTGCTGGAGAGTGGCATGAAAAGGGAGGATTCACCCAAGGCTGCCAGAAAGGGGCCTTTGCAGGGCCCTGGGAAATCAGCGTGGCACCCTGTGGAGGTCAGCAAGACGGTCCTCTGGCCAGAGAGCATCCACGTGGTGCGGTGCATGGAGTTGTTTGAGGCCCAGGTGGAGAGCGAGGAGGAGGAAGCGGAGGAAGACAAAGGGAGCTTCTGCACATCGCCTGAGAGCAGCGGGGGGGgcttccaggagggcagggagggcatcATGGCCCGGCTGACAGAGAGTCTGTTCCTGGACCTGCTCAGGGGCGAGGAGGGGGGCTTTGGCCAGCAGAGCCTGGGGGAGTCCTGCCTTCTTCCACCTTCAGGAAGCCCGAGTGCTCAGATGCCCCGGGCCGAGTTCCCAGGTGCAGAGCTCGAGGAGGAGACGTCTTCCTGGGGCAGGCAGCAGCCTTTCAACCCGGAGCCCAACCCTGCAGCCAGCGTGGCTTGCACAGAGATGCCCGTTGTCATCGCAGACAACCCCGCTTACCGCAGCTTCAGCAGCTCCCTGAGCCAGTCCCCAAGTCCTCGCGAGCTTGACGCAGACCCGCAGCTGGCCGAGCACCTGGGAGAGGTGGAGCCCAGGGTCCTCTGTGCCCCCCAGCCCTCTGAGCCACCCAGCGGGCTCCCGCCCGAGCCGGAATCCTGGGAGCAGATCCTCCG
This window contains:
- the IL4R gene encoding interleukin-4 receptor subunit alpha isoform X3; protein product: MGQERAGSVDVLLQPTCLSDYISVSTCEWKMASPTNCSAELRLSYQLEFPSPETQTCVPENSEGTGCVCDMLMDNVVGADTYKLDLWAGQQLLWTGSFKPSEHVKPRAPGNLTVHTNISDTLVLTWNNPYPPNSFLNDDLIYLVNISSENNPADFRVYDVTYREPILRIAASALKSGVSYRARVRAWAQSYNSTWSEWSPSALWLNSYEEPFEQRLSVGVIISCISILIICLSCYCSISKIKKDWWDQIPNPAHSPLMAIIIQDAQVSPWERRSRGQEAAKCPHWKTCLTKLLPCLLESGMKREDSPKAARKGPLQGPGKSAWHPVEVSKTVLWPESIHVVRCMELFEAQVESEEEEAEEDKGSFCTSPESSGGGFQEGREGIMARLTESLFLDLLRGEEGGFGQQSLGESCLLPPSGSPSAQMPRAEFPGAELEEETSSWGRQQPFNPEPNPAASVACTEMPVVIADNPAYRSFSSSLSQSPSPRELDADPQLAEHLGEVEPRVLCAPQPSEPPSGLPPEPESWEQILRQSVLQHGAATAPAPAISSGYREFVHVAKQGSTQDSGVAGLGPSGEAGYKAFSSLLTSSAVSPGMSGLGASSGQGGYRPFENLIPGCPGDPAPVPMPLFTFGLDVEPLHSPQGTLPPSSSPEHLGLEPAAKGGDKQKPPLPLEQDTEPLGDDLGSGIVYSALTCHLCGHLKQCHGQEEGGQAHAVTSPCCGCCCGDRSSPPVSPQKAPGPSPAGVPLEASLSPASLAPLGISEEGKSSLSLHPAPSNAQGSSQTPKIVNLVPTEPTCMGVS